Proteins from one Impatiens glandulifera chromosome 2, dImpGla2.1, whole genome shotgun sequence genomic window:
- the LOC124923695 gene encoding purine permease 3-like, translating to MKRFLLILNCILLSVGNSGVPLIMRLYFLRGGKRIWLSSFLGTAGWPIILIPLFIVYLHRRQQQQQSTPLFFTTPPLFFAAAFIGILTGLDNYLYAYGVSLLPISTSALINTSHLAFTAGFSFLLFRQRLTSFSVNAIFLLTTGSVLLAVHSNGDRPEGESNKEYYLGFMMMVAAAALYGLVLPMVELMYKKTKLAMTYTVVMEVQLVMCFFSTLFCCVGMFINNDFKAIPKEARQYELGERNYYLVLIGNGILWQCFSLGAIGVIFTSSSLCAAIITTADLPIIQILGVFLYKEKYNTEKAFSLILSLWGFLSYFYGQIKDNNKNQKMKKKKIQIPQVLHMKT from the exons ATGAAGAGGTTTTTGCTCATTCTCAACTGCATCCTACTCAGCGTCGGAAACAGCGGCGTCCCTCTCATTATGCGCCTGTATTTTCTCCGCGGCGGAAAACGAATCTGGCTTTCTAGTTTCCTTGGAACCGCCGGCTGGCCCATAATTCTCATTCCCCTTTTCATCGTCTATCTCCACCGCcgccaacaacaacaacaatctaCTCCTCTCTTCTTCACAACTCCGCCCCTCTTCTTCGCCGCTGCCTTCATCGGAATACTGACCGGACTGGACAACTACCTTTACGCCTACGGAGTGTCCCTCCTTCCTATCTCCACCTCCGCCTTAATCAACACCTCACACCTAGCTTTCACGGCGGGTTTCTCTTTTCTCCTTTTCAGACAGCGATTAACTTCGTTTTCTGTGAACGCGATCTTCTTATTGACGACGGGGTCAGTGTTACTGGCCGTGCATTCGAACGGGGACAGGCCGGAGGGGGAATCCAATAAGGAATACTATTTGGGTTTTATGATGATGGTTGCGGCGGCGGCGCTTTATGGCTTGGTTTTGCCGATGGTGGAGCTCATGTATAAGAAGACCAAACTGGCAATGACCTATACGGTGGTTATGGAGGTTCAACTTGTTATGTGCTTCTTCTCTACTCTTTTCTGTTGCGTTGGTATGTTCATTAATAACGATTTTAAG GCGATTCCAAAAGAAGCAAGGCAATATGAATTAGGAGAAAGAAATTATTACCTTGTATTAATAGGCAATGGAATACTATGGCAATGTTTCTCCCTAGGCGCCATTGGAGTTATCTTCACATCTTCATCTCTCTGTGCTGCCATCATCACCACAGCTGACCTTCCCATAATCCAAATCTTGGGTGTTTTTCTCTACAAAGAGAAGTACAACACGGAAAAGGCATTTTCACTCATCCTTTCTCTCTGGGGTTTTCTCTCCTACTTCTATGGACAGATCAAAGATAATAATAAGAAtcagaagatgaagaagaagaaga